The following is a genomic window from Trachemys scripta elegans isolate TJP31775 chromosome 16, CAS_Tse_1.0, whole genome shotgun sequence.
ACTTAAACTCTTACTATGATTATTGCCTTGTTGGACCAAAAGTTCACGTTGGGGCATCAAGGCTAATTTtgtagacaaagggtgggggcgTGTCTTAGACATTTTTAGAGAATCCTTGGGTACTTAGTAGTGAGGTAATAAGCCTTTTAAAGAGTTAAATAGTCTCATCTCTTTTAGGAAAGATTTTCTGAGAGCAAATGAGATTAAGGCACGTTACCAGAATCCTGCAAAGTTATTTCTCTCTACACATCTGTGGAGGATTAACACTTGAAactaatgaaacaaaacaaaggcaTGTGTTAGCACCACCCActccggcgggggggggggaggggagggagggaggagaacaatATCCAGTGTTTAGACAACAAAAAGGTGGCAGAGAGGATTGTTTCAGATGAATGAGAGGAAacccatgtatttaaaaaaaaacttcctctTTATTGAAGGACTTCAACCACAGATTTTGAACAGGCTTTCTAGaactttaaaaattattcaaaaatacAGATTCAAAAATACATATCAAACAGTGTTAAAGCAGATGCCAAGCAAGTGGATACAGTGTCCACCTGGAATAAAGTCCAACATACCCCCTGGAGTATAAGGTACAAGCAGCAACTATCACGtgccaaacaatgttaaaatatttatggTTCAACTGTTGAAGTCTAGATTTTGCAGTTAAAATCTCTCTGCTCAAGTAGTGCTCAGGAGAGCATTGACACACTCAGTAGGTAAGAATCATTGGGTTCTATACAACAGATATTTCATATGTAAAAGCCAGACTCTAGTTTTGAGTCAAGTCATTTTCTACCAGCCACTATTGTCATGATGATTGGATTTGCTTGAAGTTAAATCGCCAGGAGTTTTAATGTATTGAAACGTGTCAGATATTTAAAACAGGAGACAAAGCCCCCAAAGGTGCATGTATctaagagaagacagagaggggaggtTCTGTACACAGGTCAGACGTAACAGGTTCATTTTTCTGGCTTCTTTGGCAGTGGCCGTCGGAACAGCAGTATGTGAGGCTCTGAGAGGGGATGGAGAGCAGAGCATTAGGACAATCTGCAGGGTAAAATGCACAAGCGTTCTGTTCACTTATTCCCTAGTCTGCAATGTTTAGAAAGGGAATAAAACCACAGACCCAGAGCCCTGTAAATTGATACCGACAGTCTGATCTAATTTGCCAGAAGCCCCTTTAGCCAGGTGTGTCATTATATACACTCACAATTTAGATTTCGTCTCCCTCATGTGCTCAAGCTTGCAGAAAAGGGAATCCCAGTTGGTTGATGACAACATCCCCTATTGCTACAAAGATCACTTCTGCAATACCCTGTCCTTCCGTGCCTCACTTGGCAGACTGAACACTCAGCTTCAGTTCTTTCCCCAGGCCAGCTGGGTGACAGCTCTGCCGTAAACAGCAGCCCCACTAGCATGCAGCAGGGTTTATAGCCCATTAAAGGGGGGCAGGGATTCTCCTAGGAAGGAACTGCAATAGCAGGAGTCTCTAAATTCTGATTTTGAAATGGGCACTGTCTTTCTGCAAAGctcatataagaacataagaacagccataccgggtcagaccaaaggtccatctagcccagtatcctgtctaccgacagtggccaatgccaggtgccccagagggagtgaacctaacaggcaatgatcaagtgatctctctcctgccatccatctccaccctctgacagacagaggctagtgacaccattccttacctgtcctggctaatagccattaatggacttaaccaccatgaatttatccagttctcttttaaacgctcaTCACCATTAGGAACAGAAGGCTCGGCCGGCTGCAGACTTTTAGCATTGCAGGAAATTGGATGCTCCGGCTGTTGAGTGAGTAAGCCAGCTGGGGGCCAAATTCCACTCTCCTGACTTAtatttaactcccactgaagtcattatgATTACACATGTGAACGCAGCCCAAAACCTGCCCCGTATCCGGTACCCGACAGGATTTTGGCTCCCCGCCATCGCCAAGTGTGCTAAACCCCATCAAATCTAGCACCAGGAAGTGTCAGTTTTCATTCTAACGCGAATGACTATAACTTTAACCAAGATCCCAGACTAGTGAAGTAGCCCATAGGCTTAGTGACGTGAGTCACGGCCAACTAACCTGGCTCATGGATCATGTAATGGACCCAGCCTTGGCTCTGTTGAACTCCTAAGTTCCTCCATTCGGATTCAGACATCAGGTGTGTTTTAGGGACCAGTTTGGCGATATCTTTGGGTAACATCACGTGCCTGCAGGCAGGAGAAAGAATTCAACATGAGAGGTACGTTCACCATTCGCCCACCAGCCCCTCAGTGACCGGCTCCCCCCGGAGCCGCCCGCTCCCCCTTCCCCTAGGGTCCCGGGCCAGAGGGGGCATCgggcagcccaggggtgggcaccCCGCGGCCGGGAGCGGATTGTCcgcggcccgggggggggggggcggccttGGAAGCGAAGCTTCTGGAAGGGGTTAGGCCCGTGTCAGGCCCGGGTTTCCTGTCCACACAGCAGGGGGAGGGCGGGGTGAGAGACTCGACGCCAGGCCCCGCCCGCGCCCCTGCCCGGCCACATCCCCGGGCTCGCGTCCCGCTGCAAGGCCGGGTTCGGGCCTGGCCCCGGGCGGAGCCGCCAGACACGGGCCCGGGGGGAGCCCCgcgccggccccgcccccgctcaccGGTACTCGAACTCCTCGTCGTCGTACTTGTCCGAGTAATAGATCTGTTTGTGCGCCATGCTCCCGCGGTCCGCCCCCTTCCCGGCGGCCTCTGCGCGCTCCCGGGCCGTCGCGACGCCTTGGTAGGTCTCGCGCTGCCCTCCGCCCGCCCgcagcccccctccttcccccaccgaCCTCAACCGCCGCTTTCAAACGCCGCCGCCCCCCGCGCCCATTGGTCCAGCCGGAGGAGGCGGGGCGAACGCCTCTCACGTGATCGCCCGGGACGCGATTGACTAAGTCCAGCAGGGGGCGTGTCCCCGCCCGGCTCCCCTTGCGCTCTCATTGGCCAAGCCCGGAGAAGGGGCGCGTGCGTTCCGCCCTGGCGCTCGTTGGGCGGGGTGGAAAGGAGCGTGCGTTCCTATTGGCTCGTCTCCGGCCGCCGGCGTCTGTCTGGAGCGTAGCGCTCCCCCGTCACGTGACGGGGCCCGATGAGgccgcgctgggggcgggggccggAAGTGAGTGGCTGAGGGAGGGTCCGGGCAGAAGTTTGTGCTGGAGCCGCGGCCGCCGGCAGCCGAGCGAGCCCGGAGGATCCATGGTGCCCCGGTGAGAGCCGCTCGCGGGCCCCGCCCCTCCTGTCcgacccccccgcccctcccccagcccgtcCCCGCTNNNNNNNNNNNNNNNNNNNNNNNNNNNNNNNNNNNNNNNNNNNNNNNNNNNNNNNNNNNNNNNNNNNNNNNNNNNNNNNNNNNNNNNNNNNNNNNNNNNNNNNNNNNNNNNNNNNNNNNNNNNNNNNNNNNNNNNNNNNNNNNNNNNNNNNNNNNNNNNNNNNNNNNNNNNNNNNNNNNNNNNNNNNNNNNNNNNNNNNNNNNNNNNNNNNNNNNNNNNNNNNNNNNNNNNNNNNNNNNNNNNNNNNNNNNNNNNNNNNNNNNNNNNNNNNNNNNNNNNNNNNNNNNNNNNNNNNNNNNNNNNNNNNNNNNNNNNNNNNNNNNNNNNNNNNNNNNNNNNNNNNNNNNNNNNNNNNNNNNNNNNNNNNNNNNNNNNNNNNNNNNNNNNNNNNNNNNNNNNNNNNNNNNNNNNNNNNNNNNNNNNNNNNNNNNNNNNNNNNNNNNNNNNNNNNNNNNNNNNNNNNNNNNNNNNNNNNNNNNNNNNNNNNNNNNNNNNNNNNNNNNNNNNNNNNNNNNNNNNNNNNNNNNNNNNNNNNNNNNNNNNNNNNNNNNNNNNNNNNNNNNNNNNNNNNNNNNNNNNNNNNNNNNNNNNNNNNNNNNNNNNNNNNNNNNNNNNNNNNNNNNNNNNNNNNNNNNNNNNNNNNNNNNNNNNNNNNNNNNNNNNNNNNNNNNNNNNNNNNNNNNNNNNNNNNNNNNNNNNNNNNNNNNNNNNNNNNNNNNNNNNNNNNNNNNNNNNNNNNNNNNNNNNNNNNNNNNNNNNNNNNNNNNNNNNNNNNNNNNNNNNNNNNNNNNNNNNNNNNNNNNNNNNNNNNNNNNNNNNNNNNNNNNNNNNNNNNNNNNNNNNNNNNNNNNNNNNNNNNNNNNNNNNNNNNNNNNNNNNNNNNNNNNNNNNNNNNNNNNNNNNNNNNNNNNNNNNNNNNNNNNNNNNNNNNNNNNNNNNNNNNNNNNNNNNNNNNNNNNNNNNNNNNNNNNNNNNNNNNNNNNNNNNNNNNNNNNNNNNNNNNNNNNNNNNNNNNNNNNNNNNNNNNNNNNNNNNNNNNNNNNNNNNNNNNNNNNNNNNNNNNNNNNNNNNNNNNNNNNNNNNNNNNNNNNNNNNNNNNNNNNNNNNNNNNN
Proteins encoded in this region:
- the CKS1B gene encoding cyclin-dependent kinases regulatory subunit 1, whose protein sequence is MAHKQIYYSDKYDDEEFEYRHVMLPKDIAKLVPKTHLMSESEWRNLGVQQSQGWVHYMIHEPEPHILLFRRPLPKKPEK